The Leclercia sp. AS011 DNA segment GCTGAGTAAGATTGGCTATAAGAGTGAGGATGTGGTGGTGCCGAAGGGGGATAAACAGCGTCGCCTGCATAAAGCCCTGCTGCGTTATCACGATCCGGCTAACTGGCCGCTGATCCGTCAGGCGCTGGAAGAGATGGGTAAAAAGCACCTGATCGGCTCGCGTCGCGACTGCCTGGTACCTGCGCCAACCCTGGATGAGATGCGCGAAGCGCGTCGCCAGAATCGCAATACCCGTCCGGCGCTGACCAAGCACACGCCGATAGTGCATCAGCGTTCGAACGGTAATTCCAGTGTGAAGAAGCCCGTGAAGCGCAAAGCGTAAATAAAAAACCCCGGCTTGCCGGGGTTTTTTTTAACGCAATTAACCGCCAAACTGGTCCGGATCCGGCCCTAAACGCTTGCCTTTATCCAGCTTCGCAATTTCACCCAGCTCGTCTTTATCCAGACGGAAATCCCACACGTTGAAGTTCTCCGCGATGCGCGACGGGGTAACGGATTTCGGGATCACCACCAGGCCGCAGTCCAGATGCCAGCGAATGACAATCTGTGCCGGGGTTTTGCCGTACTTGTCGGCGAGGTCGCGGATAATTTTCTGATCGAAGACTCCTTCGCCGCCCTGTGCCAGCGGGCTCCAGGATTCAGTCTGGATCTTGTGGGTCGCATTCCATGAGTGCAGCTGACGCTGCTGCATCAGCGGGTGCAGTTCAATCTGGTTGATCACCGGGGCAACGCCCGTCTCATCAATCAGGCGCTGCAGATGGTGGACCTGGAAATTACAGACCCCGATGCTCTTCACCAGCCCGGCTTTTTGCAGGTCAATCATCCCTTTCCAGGCTTCGACATAGTGGTCGATGGCCGGAACCGGCCAGTGCATCAGGTACAGATCGACGAAATCGAGTTGCAGCTTGTCCAGGCTCTCCTGTAGAGCCTCCGCCGGACGTTTCTGGTCATCGTTCCACAGCTTGGTGGTGAT contains these protein-coding regions:
- the dkgA gene encoding 2,5-didehydrogluconate reductase DkgA; the encoded protein is MANQTVIKLQDGNVMPQLGLGVWKAGNDEVVSAIHKALEVGYRSIDTAAAYKNEDGVGKALASAGMSRDELFITTKLWNDDQKRPAEALQESLDKLQLDFVDLYLMHWPVPAIDHYVEAWKGMIDLQKAGLVKSIGVCNFQVHHLQRLIDETGVAPVINQIELHPLMQQRQLHSWNATHKIQTESWSPLAQGGEGVFDQKIIRDLADKYGKTPAQIVIRWHLDCGLVVIPKSVTPSRIAENFNVWDFRLDKDELGEIAKLDKGKRLGPDPDQFGG